One window from the genome of Halostella litorea encodes:
- a CDS encoding M24 family metallopeptidase, with the protein MAALDTAAVEAELAERDAAAFLHAGHAAEPTLRYCVGPLPAGEAAYAYADGEVTVVVPPALADAAALDGVDATVDVADGPVGERAVATLRERGVSGTVLTPRHVPHDAALYAERAGYEVASTDAVERARVVKSPAERERVAAAGVAAEAGVERARDLLAAASVGDGDLRHEGEPLTPTRLREAVDDAVVGAGASPASATRISVGGGRSPADPVRPGETVVVRVAPREPGGYRAALARTFVVDGEGGWERRAQLAVERALDSVYRELEAGMRASTVRDEVMIECGAYGFADDALPASAGHGVGLAARELPDLTADAALAAGTVLAITPSVSDPDGGAVAMTDLVAVTEDGYEPLATAGRTVQL; encoded by the coding sequence ATGGCGGCGCTGGACACCGCCGCCGTCGAGGCGGAACTCGCCGAGCGCGACGCCGCCGCGTTCCTCCACGCCGGCCACGCCGCCGAGCCGACGCTCCGGTACTGCGTCGGCCCGCTCCCGGCCGGCGAGGCCGCGTACGCCTACGCCGACGGCGAGGTGACGGTGGTCGTCCCGCCCGCACTGGCCGACGCGGCGGCGCTCGACGGCGTCGACGCGACAGTCGACGTCGCCGACGGCCCGGTCGGCGAGCGAGCGGTCGCCACGCTCCGCGAGCGGGGCGTCTCGGGGACGGTGCTGACGCCCCGCCACGTGCCCCACGACGCGGCGCTGTACGCCGAGCGGGCGGGCTACGAGGTGGCGTCGACGGACGCGGTCGAGCGCGCCCGGGTCGTCAAGTCGCCGGCCGAGCGCGAGCGGGTCGCCGCCGCGGGGGTCGCCGCCGAGGCCGGTGTCGAGCGCGCCCGGGACCTGCTCGCCGCGGCGTCGGTCGGCGACGGCGACCTCCGCCACGAGGGCGAGCCGCTGACTCCGACCCGCCTGCGCGAGGCCGTCGACGACGCCGTCGTCGGGGCCGGCGCGTCGCCCGCGAGCGCCACCCGAATATCGGTCGGCGGCGGCCGCTCGCCCGCCGACCCAGTCCGCCCCGGCGAGACCGTCGTCGTCCGCGTCGCGCCGCGGGAGCCGGGCGGCTACCGCGCCGCGCTCGCCCGCACGTTCGTCGTCGACGGCGAGGGCGGCTGGGAGCGCCGCGCCCAACTGGCCGTCGAGCGGGCGCTCGACTCCGTGTACCGCGAACTTGAAGCCGGCATGCGGGCCTCGACGGTCCGCGACGAGGTGATGATCGAATGTGGCGCGTACGGCTTCGCCGACGACGCGCTCCCCGCGAGCGCGGGCCACGGCGTCGGCCTCGCGGCGCGGGAGTTGCCGGACCTGACGGCGGACGCGGCGCTGGCGGCGGGGACCGTGCTGGCGATAACGCCGTCGGTGTCGGACCCGGACGGCGGCGCGGTGGCGATGACGGACCTCGTCGCCGTCACCGAGGACGGGTACGAGCCGCTGGCGACGGCGGGGCGGACGGTGCAGTTATAG
- a CDS encoding DUF402 domain-containing protein, with translation MTSVRVRGIYATALTERLRDGFDVVQASPPIRRRFDAAFAAAPADARVDTTDDRQGVSVSGAPDAAAAVADDLGAVGRDAFVWPDAAALGATFDGRVTETLGSGAVVSLDGDREGFLPFRKVDGYVDDGDELRVQVREPAPPWSDDRPLLGTDVELPGGLVTLSRARDGVSAAASGERATELVRTTELLPADPPDGWGVRWERAAADADMDALGEALDAAADRAAALGEEIADAPDGDAPSAVAAPYATRWVWFGRECRFELDAARRAVETTMPGHHRTKAAHRAASSAVDFVESVVDAAALADREFPFGAVAEQYGPGEGDDLAIVHGKPDGRCYTLGEGEVTDFDPDGKLTVRRTIRGSGTYDALGTERERGDAAITKITEGRWWYPTVYRGEDGERKGTYVNVCTPVEVFPDGIRYVDLHVDVIKRPDGEVSVVDEDELAAAVEAGHVSEALAEKARSVASAVERAL, from the coding sequence ATGACGAGCGTTCGCGTCCGCGGCATCTACGCCACCGCCCTCACCGAGCGCCTCCGCGACGGCTTCGACGTGGTCCAGGCGTCGCCGCCGATCCGCCGCCGGTTCGACGCGGCGTTCGCGGCCGCCCCGGCGGACGCCCGGGTCGACACGACAGACGACAGGCAGGGCGTGTCGGTCTCGGGCGCGCCCGACGCGGCCGCGGCCGTCGCCGACGACCTCGGTGCGGTCGGCCGCGACGCGTTCGTCTGGCCGGACGCGGCCGCGCTCGGGGCCACCTTCGACGGCCGCGTCACCGAGACGCTCGGCAGCGGCGCGGTCGTCTCGCTCGACGGCGACCGCGAGGGATTCCTCCCCTTCCGGAAAGTCGACGGCTACGTCGACGACGGCGATGAACTCCGCGTGCAGGTCCGCGAACCCGCCCCGCCGTGGAGCGACGACCGGCCGCTGCTGGGCACCGACGTGGAACTGCCGGGCGGCCTCGTCACGCTCTCGCGGGCGCGGGACGGCGTCTCGGCCGCCGCGTCCGGCGAGCGTGCGACCGAACTCGTCCGCACGACGGAACTGCTGCCGGCCGACCCGCCGGACGGCTGGGGCGTCCGCTGGGAGCGGGCGGCCGCGGACGCCGACATGGACGCGCTGGGCGAGGCGCTCGACGCGGCCGCCGACCGCGCCGCCGCGCTCGGAGAGGAGATAGCGGACGCGCCCGACGGCGACGCGCCGTCGGCCGTCGCCGCGCCGTACGCGACGCGGTGGGTGTGGTTCGGCCGCGAGTGCCGGTTCGAACTGGACGCGGCGCGCCGCGCCGTCGAGACGACGATGCCGGGCCACCACCGGACGAAGGCGGCCCACCGCGCCGCGAGTTCGGCCGTCGACTTCGTGGAGAGCGTCGTCGACGCCGCGGCGCTGGCGGACCGCGAGTTCCCGTTCGGCGCCGTCGCCGAGCAGTACGGGCCGGGGGAGGGCGACGACCTGGCCATCGTCCACGGGAAGCCCGACGGCCGCTGCTACACGCTGGGTGAGGGCGAGGTGACCGACTTCGACCCGGACGGGAAGCTGACGGTCAGACGGACGATCCGCGGCAGCGGCACGTACGACGCGCTCGGCACGGAGCGGGAGCGCGGCGACGCCGCCATCACGAAGATAACTGAGGGGCGCTGGTGGTACCCCACGGTCTACCGCGGCGAGGACGGCGAGCGGAAGGGGACCTACGTCAACGTCTGCACGCCGGTCGAGGTGTTCCCCGACGGGATCCGGTACGTCGACCTCCACGTCGACGTGATCAAGCGGCCGGACGGCGAGGTGTCGGTCGTCGACGAGGACGAACTCGCGGCGGCCGTCGAGGCCGGGCACGTCTCCGAGGCGCTGGCCGAGAAGGCGAGAAGCGTGGCGTCGGCGGTCGAGCGCGCGCTCTGA
- a CDS encoding riboflavin synthase produces MFTGIVEGTGEVLAAESTEDGLRLRIGTGFDDLEHGQSVSVSGTCLTVEEHGDGAEGAWFETFLAAETRAKTYLGELAPGDRVNLERALRADDRLDGHFVQGHVDATTEVVDVREVGEDWEFEFALPADHARYVVDKGSVSLDGISLTVAERGEGTFTVAVVPTTYDLTTLSDKEPGDPVNVEVDVIAKYAEQLVDGY; encoded by the coding sequence ATGTTCACGGGCATCGTCGAGGGGACCGGCGAGGTGCTTGCGGCGGAATCGACTGAGGACGGCCTGCGACTCCGTATCGGGACCGGCTTCGACGACCTGGAGCACGGCCAGAGCGTCAGCGTCAGCGGGACCTGCCTCACCGTCGAGGAGCACGGCGACGGCGCCGAGGGCGCGTGGTTCGAGACGTTCCTCGCCGCCGAGACGCGGGCGAAGACGTACCTCGGCGAACTGGCGCCGGGCGACCGCGTCAACCTGGAGCGCGCGCTCCGGGCCGACGACCGGCTCGACGGCCACTTCGTGCAGGGCCACGTCGACGCGACGACGGAGGTCGTCGACGTGCGCGAGGTCGGTGAGGACTGGGAGTTCGAGTTCGCGCTGCCGGCGGATCACGCCCGCTACGTCGTCGACAAGGGGTCGGTGTCGCTGGACGGGATCAGCCTGACGGTGGCCGAGCGTGGCGAGGGGACGTTCACCGTCGCGGTCGTCCCGACGACGTACGACCTGACGACGCTGTCGGACAAGGAGCCGGGCGACCCCGTCAACGTCGAGGTGGACGTGATCGCCAAGTACGCCGAGCAGCTAGTCGACGGGTACTAG
- a CDS encoding DUF7532 family protein — protein sequence MHFDQRTQRALREAGLDDDALAAASEAVVESTREAAADLEAFFDGRETVYSDMEMAHSASDYPEHAVDYLDLTTHADELRGWLRFDSWGVYVEDGRVLDDGLVELTLGPTVHDRVRFADSRERLE from the coding sequence ATGCACTTCGACCAGCGCACGCAGCGGGCGCTCCGCGAGGCCGGCCTCGACGACGACGCCCTCGCGGCCGCCTCGGAGGCCGTCGTCGAGTCGACCCGCGAGGCCGCCGCCGACCTGGAGGCGTTTTTCGACGGACGCGAGACGGTGTACTCCGACATGGAGATGGCCCACTCCGCGAGCGACTACCCCGAGCACGCCGTCGACTACCTCGACCTGACGACCCACGCCGACGAGTTGCGGGGCTGGCTCCGGTTCGACTCCTGGGGCGTCTACGTCGAGGACGGCCGCGTGCTCGACGACGGGCTCGTCGAACTGACGCTCGGGCCGACGGTCCACGACCGGGTCCGGTTCGCGGACTCGCGCGAGCGCCTGGAATGA
- a CDS encoding LVIVD repeat-containing protein, producing the protein MESPRNRRLLRRSVLKATGAAGIAAAVPAATAADTSQEDGYEPIGRYDIPNAKELVMGEDGTTAYVALTDGFATFDLSDPASPELLTEQRGLQPEGESGPLQQIYDVKQDGDSMIVVGPANSGNVSGFFTVDVSSPADATVESFYRTEFPIHNSYLDGSHAYLTGNDGEGNPMVVVDIESQEEVGRWSQLEYDEGYAEVPVGRRSLHDIYVQDDRAYLAYWDTGTWVLDVSDPTSPEYVTHFSDYELSELQGSGSQLAGYEPEGNDHYVQPNADGTVVAVGGESWDINGNGSGGPSGIDFWDISDPDSPERLATIEPEESDSNAYQGGTWTTSHNFDWVGDRLYTSWYNGGVKLFDVSDPASPEQLAWWRQPDETSFWTAQAAVEGEFFAATSLGTGLENTDAAAVFTFPDEAGEQANAPSLVEDGSGSEPTTTTTSMDGTTTTTGMDGSTTTADGGTTADDGNSGSGGSDDTEEDSDGGGMPGFGVGAALAGLGLGLRRLRRD; encoded by the coding sequence ATGGAGTCCCCCCGAAACCGACGCCTCCTCCGGAGAAGCGTGCTGAAAGCGACCGGTGCCGCGGGTATCGCGGCGGCCGTGCCCGCGGCGACCGCCGCCGACACGAGCCAGGAGGACGGCTACGAACCGATCGGACGGTACGACATCCCGAACGCGAAGGAACTGGTGATGGGCGAGGACGGGACGACCGCCTACGTCGCGCTCACCGACGGGTTCGCGACCTTCGACCTCTCGGACCCGGCGTCACCGGAACTGCTCACCGAGCAGCGCGGGCTACAGCCCGAGGGCGAAAGCGGCCCGCTCCAGCAGATATACGACGTGAAACAGGACGGCGACTCGATGATCGTCGTCGGCCCGGCGAACAGCGGCAACGTCTCCGGCTTCTTCACCGTCGACGTCAGCTCCCCCGCCGACGCCACCGTCGAGTCGTTCTACCGGACGGAGTTCCCCATTCACAACTCCTATCTCGACGGGTCGCACGCCTACCTGACGGGCAACGACGGCGAGGGGAACCCGATGGTTGTCGTCGACATCGAGTCCCAGGAGGAGGTCGGCCGCTGGTCGCAACTGGAGTACGACGAGGGGTACGCCGAGGTGCCCGTGGGCCGGCGCTCGCTCCACGACATCTACGTCCAGGACGACCGCGCGTACCTCGCGTACTGGGACACGGGGACGTGGGTGCTCGACGTGAGCGACCCGACGAGCCCCGAATACGTCACTCACTTCAGCGACTACGAGCTGTCGGAGCTCCAGGGGTCGGGGTCCCAGCTCGCCGGCTACGAGCCGGAGGGCAACGACCACTACGTCCAGCCCAACGCCGACGGCACCGTCGTCGCCGTCGGCGGGGAGTCGTGGGACATCAACGGCAACGGTTCGGGCGGCCCCAGCGGCATCGACTTCTGGGACATCTCCGACCCCGACTCGCCCGAGCGGCTGGCGACGATCGAGCCCGAGGAGTCCGACAGCAACGCCTACCAGGGCGGGACGTGGACGACCTCCCACAACTTCGACTGGGTCGGCGACCGGCTGTACACGTCGTGGTACAACGGCGGCGTCAAGCTGTTCGACGTGAGCGATCCGGCAAGCCCCGAGCAACTGGCGTGGTGGCGCCAGCCCGACGAGACGAGCTTCTGGACGGCCCAGGCGGCCGTCGAGGGCGAGTTCTTCGCGGCGACCAGCCTCGGCACGGGGCTGGAGAACACCGACGCCGCGGCGGTGTTTACGTTCCCCGACGAGGCCGGCGAGCAGGCGAACGCGCCGTCGCTCGTCGAGGACGGCTCCGGGTCCGAGCCGACGACCACCACGACTTCGATGGACGGGACGACGACCACGACGGGCATGGACGGGTCGACCACGACCGCTGACGGCGGGACCACGGCGGACGACGGGAACAGCGGGAGCGGCGGCAGCGACGACACGGAGGAGGACAGCGACGGCGGTGGGATGCCCGGCTTCGGCGTCGGCGCGGCGCTGGCCGGCCTCGGCCTCGGCCTGCGTCGCCTCCGCCGGGACTGA
- a CDS encoding DUF7533 family protein: MSRGIIGTLQLGATLVFALPVVYLGADFLLSGRTALGAAFLAVAVLMVAAEEYLTTPGDISGEAAERAVGAVAKDEDE, encoded by the coding sequence ATGAGTCGCGGCATCATCGGCACGCTCCAGCTCGGCGCGACGCTCGTCTTCGCGCTCCCGGTCGTCTACCTCGGCGCGGACTTCCTGCTGTCGGGCCGAACGGCGCTCGGCGCGGCGTTTCTCGCCGTCGCCGTCCTCATGGTCGCCGCCGAGGAGTACCTGACCACGCCCGGCGACATCTCCGGCGAGGCGGCCGAGCGCGCGGTCGGCGCGGTGGCGAAAGACGAGGACGAGTAG
- a CDS encoding TIGR00266 family protein: protein MDHEVRHRPSFALLDVSLERGESITAEAGAMVSHSDGIDITTDRGDSGGFLQSVKRSMFGGESFFRNTFEATERGHVTLAPPLPGDVVHRELTSETLYVQSGSYLAADRGMELDTKFGGARTFFGGEGLFLLELTGTGDAFLSSYGAVEPVSLDVGETYVVDTGHIVAFEDGLSFDVRKVGGLKSTLFSGEGFVCEFEGPGTVWLQSRSQDAFLSWLVPQLPSGGGDGDDDGVQFSFG from the coding sequence ATGGACCACGAGGTTCGACACCGGCCCTCCTTTGCCCTCCTCGACGTGTCGCTTGAGCGGGGCGAGTCGATCACCGCGGAGGCGGGCGCGATGGTGTCACACTCCGACGGGATCGACATCACGACCGACAGGGGGGACAGCGGCGGCTTCCTGCAGTCGGTCAAGCGTTCGATGTTCGGCGGCGAGTCGTTCTTCCGGAACACGTTCGAGGCGACCGAGCGGGGACACGTCACGCTCGCCCCGCCGCTGCCCGGCGACGTCGTCCACCGGGAACTGACCTCGGAGACGCTGTACGTGCAGTCGGGGTCGTACCTCGCCGCCGACAGGGGGATGGAGTTGGACACGAAGTTCGGCGGGGCCCGGACGTTCTTCGGCGGCGAGGGGCTGTTCCTCCTCGAACTGACGGGCACGGGCGACGCGTTCCTGTCGAGTTACGGCGCGGTCGAGCCCGTCTCGCTCGACGTCGGCGAGACGTACGTCGTCGACACCGGCCACATCGTCGCGTTCGAGGACGGCCTCTCGTTCGACGTGCGGAAGGTCGGCGGGCTGAAGTCGACGCTGTTCAGCGGTGAAGGGTTCGTCTGCGAGTTCGAGGGGCCGGGGACGGTGTGGCTCCAGTCCCGCAGCCAGGACGCCTTCCTCTCGTGGCTCGTCCCGCAGCTCCCGTCCGGCGGCGGCGACGGCGACGACGACGGCGTCCAGTTCTCGTTCGGGTAG
- a CDS encoding ROK family protein, whose protein sequence is MGNYAGVDLGATNVRAVVADDEGRILGAHRQNTPQGPTGIAVTEAVLSALRTACEEADVDPESIRAAGIGSIGPLDLAEGTVENPANLPDTIDTIPLTGPVAQLIDDEEVYLHNDTIAGVIGERFHSDRNPDDMVYLTISSGIGAGVTVDGNVLSGWDGNAGEVGHMVVDPQGHLTCGCGKDGHWEAYCSGNNIPRYARLLHEEDPVDTALPVDDPDFSAADVFAHAGEDTFADHVIDQVAHWNAMGVANIIHAYAPLVIYVGGAVALNNEELVLDPIRERLDDMVFTNLPEVSLTTLGDDVVVQGALASAMTRGTGDRSRMRN, encoded by the coding sequence ATGGGTAACTACGCGGGCGTCGACCTCGGCGCGACGAACGTCCGGGCGGTCGTCGCCGACGACGAGGGACGGATCCTCGGCGCGCACCGGCAGAACACCCCGCAGGGGCCGACGGGGATCGCGGTCACCGAGGCCGTCCTCTCGGCGCTACGGACGGCCTGCGAGGAGGCCGACGTCGACCCGGAGAGCATCCGTGCGGCGGGGATCGGCTCCATCGGGCCGCTCGACCTGGCCGAGGGGACGGTCGAGAACCCGGCGAACCTCCCGGACACGATCGACACGATCCCGCTGACCGGGCCGGTCGCACAGTTGATAGACGACGAGGAGGTGTACCTCCACAACGACACCATCGCCGGCGTCATCGGCGAGCGGTTCCACAGCGACCGCAACCCCGACGACATGGTGTATCTCACCATCTCCAGCGGCATCGGCGCGGGCGTCACCGTCGACGGGAACGTCCTCTCGGGGTGGGACGGCAACGCCGGCGAGGTCGGCCACATGGTCGTCGACCCACAGGGCCACCTCACCTGCGGCTGCGGCAAGGACGGCCACTGGGAGGCGTACTGCTCGGGCAACAACATCCCCCGGTACGCGCGGCTCCTCCACGAGGAGGACCCCGTCGACACGGCGCTGCCGGTCGACGACCCCGACTTCTCGGCCGCGGACGTGTTCGCCCACGCCGGCGAGGACACGTTCGCCGACCACGTCATCGACCAGGTCGCCCACTGGAACGCGATGGGCGTCGCCAACATCATCCACGCGTACGCCCCCCTCGTCATCTACGTGGGCGGGGCCGTCGCGCTCAACAACGAGGAACTCGTCCTCGACCCCATCCGCGAGCGCCTCGACGACATGGTGTTTACCAACCTCCCGGAAGTGTCGCTGACGACCCTCGGCGACGACGTGGTGGTCCAGGGGGCGCTCGCGAGCGCGATGACCCGGGGGACGGGCGATCGGTCGCGAATGCGGAATTAA
- a CDS encoding PrsW family intramembrane metalloprotease yields the protein MPPGRDPVERASDGSRDLYDVTRWEPRTAVDRLAVAIHGSLRPLLRWVLILLGVALLVALVALGALGDVRDPAVWGFVALSAVPALLLAAYVRRIDVTSDEPLRLLGSTFILGVLFAGFAGVLNDFGSALQAFEFGSLGLGTALFFYLVVGPVEETVKLLAVRLHAYRSDRFDSVVDGAVYGAAAGLGFATIENALYIARFAEDGGVFSITFVRALAGPGHVVYSGIAGYYLGLAKFNRESAGPIVVKGLLIAAFVHATYNVTVGVAPGAIADATDLSMGLSFVAYVALYVGAAGYYLYRKIDRYRDAYEALGADEEQAADASPERAEFDGSIRD from the coding sequence ATGCCACCCGGACGAGACCCCGTCGAGCGCGCCTCGGACGGCTCGCGGGACCTCTACGACGTGACGCGCTGGGAGCCACGGACGGCCGTCGACAGGCTCGCCGTGGCGATCCACGGCAGCCTCCGCCCCCTCCTCCGGTGGGTGCTGATACTGCTCGGCGTGGCCCTGCTGGTCGCGCTGGTCGCGCTCGGGGCGCTCGGCGACGTCCGCGACCCGGCCGTGTGGGGCTTCGTGGCGCTGTCGGCCGTGCCGGCGCTGCTGCTCGCGGCGTACGTCAGGCGGATCGACGTGACCAGCGACGAACCGCTCCGCCTGCTCGGCTCCACGTTCATCCTCGGCGTGCTGTTCGCCGGCTTCGCCGGGGTCCTGAACGACTTCGGGAGCGCACTGCAGGCGTTCGAGTTCGGGTCGCTCGGCCTCGGCACCGCGCTGTTTTTCTACCTCGTCGTCGGCCCGGTCGAGGAGACGGTGAAGCTGCTGGCGGTTCGGCTCCACGCGTACCGCAGCGACCGCTTCGACTCCGTCGTCGACGGCGCGGTGTACGGGGCCGCCGCCGGCCTCGGCTTCGCCACCATCGAGAACGCGCTGTACATCGCCCGGTTCGCGGAGGACGGCGGCGTGTTCAGCATCACGTTCGTCCGGGCGCTGGCCGGGCCGGGCCACGTCGTCTACTCCGGCATCGCCGGCTACTACCTCGGCCTCGCGAAGTTCAACCGCGAGAGCGCCGGCCCCATCGTCGTGAAGGGGCTGCTGATCGCGGCGTTCGTCCACGCCACGTACAACGTCACGGTCGGGGTCGCGCCGGGTGCGATCGCCGACGCGACCGACCTCTCGATGGGCCTCTCCTTCGTGGCCTACGTCGCCCTCTACGTCGGCGCGGCCGGTTACTACCTCTACCGGAAGATAGACCGCTACCGGGACGCCTACGAGGCGCTCGGCGCCGACGAGGAGCAGGCCGCCGACGCGTCGCCGGAGCGGGCGGAGTTCGACGGGTCGATCCGGGACTGA
- a CDS encoding aldehyde dehydrogenase family protein, translating to MAPDIAIDADWNSLYIDGEWVDSAGDGEIAVTDPSTRETVARVPAGVEADVDAAYEAAATAQDEWERAPPSERERVAREFARVLGEYEDAIVDLLAHEAGGTRIMGETSVRLASDQAAEAATLPRRMKGEQAASNVPGKENFVRREPEGVVTVISPWNFPLNLSGRAVAPAIATGNAVVLKPASNTPVAGGLLMARLYEEAGLPEGLLNVVTGHGSEVGDRVVEHPESDVVTFTGSTPVGRGVAAAAGENLSVASMELGGNNGHVVTADADVEAAVDAAVFGSFVHQGQVCISINRHIVHEDVYDEYVERLTERAESLPVGSAHDPDTVVAPVIDESQRDEMLGYVEETVDAGATLETGGETIAMDGVDDSLLVAPTVLSGVENDMAAACNEHFGPIAPVIPFSDVDEAVAIHDDTQYGLSGSVHAGDVGTGLRIAERLDTGMVHVGDQPVNDEAHVPFSGTKASGVGSYNSTDIMDELTEKKWVSVQREPREYPF from the coding sequence ATGGCTCCCGACATCGCTATCGACGCCGACTGGAACAGCCTGTACATCGACGGGGAGTGGGTCGACTCGGCTGGCGACGGCGAGATAGCCGTGACGGACCCCTCGACGCGCGAGACGGTCGCGCGGGTGCCCGCCGGCGTCGAGGCGGACGTCGACGCCGCGTACGAGGCCGCCGCGACCGCACAGGACGAGTGGGAACGCGCCCCGCCGAGCGAGCGCGAGCGGGTCGCACGGGAGTTCGCGCGGGTCCTCGGCGAGTACGAGGACGCGATCGTCGACCTGCTGGCCCACGAGGCCGGCGGCACCCGGATCATGGGCGAGACGTCGGTGCGGCTGGCCTCGGACCAGGCCGCCGAGGCGGCGACGCTCCCGCGCCGGATGAAAGGCGAGCAGGCCGCCTCGAACGTCCCTGGCAAGGAGAACTTCGTCCGGCGCGAGCCGGAGGGGGTCGTCACTGTGATCTCGCCGTGGAACTTCCCCCTCAACCTCTCGGGCCGGGCGGTCGCGCCAGCGATCGCCACCGGGAACGCCGTCGTGCTCAAGCCCGCGTCGAACACGCCGGTCGCGGGCGGGCTGCTCATGGCCCGGCTGTACGAGGAGGCGGGGCTGCCGGAGGGCCTGCTCAACGTCGTCACCGGTCACGGCTCGGAGGTCGGCGACCGGGTCGTCGAACACCCCGAGAGCGACGTGGTGACGTTCACGGGGTCGACGCCGGTCGGCCGGGGCGTCGCCGCGGCCGCGGGCGAGAACCTCTCGGTCGCGTCGATGGAACTCGGGGGGAACAACGGGCACGTCGTCACCGCGGACGCCGACGTGGAGGCGGCCGTCGACGCCGCCGTCTTCGGCTCGTTCGTCCACCAGGGGCAGGTGTGCATCTCGATCAACCGCCACATCGTCCACGAGGACGTGTACGACGAGTACGTCGAGCGCCTGACCGAGCGCGCCGAGTCGCTCCCGGTCGGGAGCGCCCACGACCCCGACACCGTCGTCGCGCCCGTGATCGACGAGTCACAGCGCGACGAGATGCTGGGCTACGTCGAGGAGACGGTCGACGCCGGCGCGACGCTGGAGACCGGCGGCGAGACGATTGCCATGGACGGGGTGGACGACTCGCTGCTCGTCGCGCCGACGGTGCTCTCGGGCGTGGAAAACGACATGGCCGCCGCCTGCAACGAGCACTTCGGCCCCATCGCGCCGGTGATCCCCTTCTCGGACGTCGACGAGGCGGTCGCGATCCACGACGACACGCAGTACGGCCTCTCCGGCTCTGTCCACGCGGGCGACGTCGGGACGGGACTGCGGATCGCCGAGCGGCTGGACACCGGGATGGTCCACGTCGGCGACCAGCCGGTCAACGACGAGGCCCACGTCCCGTTCAGCGGGACGAAGGCGTCCGGGGTGGGCAGCTACAACAGCACGGATATCATGGACGAACTCACCGAGAAGAAGTGGGTGTCGGTCCAGCGCGAGCCGCGGGAGTACCCGTTCTGA
- a CDS encoding universal stress protein, with protein sequence MAIDTILLAVGAKDEDRAERLADAVAEVAGPTGATVVLAHVFTDDEYDTVLDRLDFGPTDDTSPDEVATRHATIREIASLLDDAGVDYETRGAVGEHGETIVNLAKEVGADRVVVGGRRRSPTGKAVFGSVAQEVMLSCPCPVTFVRDE encoded by the coding sequence ATGGCAATCGACACGATTCTCCTCGCGGTCGGGGCGAAAGACGAGGACCGCGCCGAGCGGCTGGCCGACGCGGTCGCGGAAGTGGCCGGGCCGACGGGCGCGACCGTCGTCCTCGCCCACGTGTTCACGGACGACGAGTACGACACGGTGCTCGACAGGCTCGACTTCGGGCCGACCGACGACACCTCGCCGGACGAGGTCGCGACCCGGCACGCGACGATCCGGGAGATCGCGTCGCTGCTGGACGACGCCGGCGTCGACTACGAGACCCGCGGCGCCGTCGGCGAGCACGGCGAGACGATCGTGAACCTGGCGAAGGAGGTCGGGGCCGACCGCGTCGTCGTCGGCGGCCGCCGCCGCTCCCCGACCGGCAAGGCCGTGTTCGGGAGCGTCGCCCAGGAAGTGATGCTGTCCTGCCCCTGCCCCGTGACGTTCGTCCGGGACGAGTGA
- a CDS encoding NifU family protein, producing MTIGSPEDPDSEEPLAERIETWLVQQMPIIKMHGGTSSVRKADPETGEVVVELGGGCAGCSVSEVTSGNIEADLLKWPEVEEVTVRVPESGESFGVDQAESVMGIDRTEGGRGDWGSSNPGKDHL from the coding sequence ATGACCATCGGCTCACCTGAAGACCCCGACTCCGAGGAACCCCTCGCGGAGCGGATCGAGACGTGGCTCGTCCAGCAGATGCCGATCATCAAGATGCACGGCGGGACGAGTTCCGTCCGGAAGGCCGACCCGGAGACGGGCGAGGTCGTCGTCGAACTCGGCGGCGGCTGTGCGGGCTGTTCCGTCAGCGAGGTCACCTCGGGCAACATCGAGGCGGACCTGCTCAAGTGGCCCGAGGTCGAGGAGGTGACGGTGCGGGTCCCCGAGTCCGGCGAGAGCTTCGGCGTCGACCAGGCCGAGAGCGTCATGGGGATCGACCGCACCGAAGGGGGACGGGGCGACTGGGGGTCGTCGAACCCCGGCAAGGACCACCTGTAG